A stretch of DNA from Sander lucioperca isolate FBNREF2018 chromosome 8, SLUC_FBN_1.2, whole genome shotgun sequence:
gtAAAAGccatttttggttgtttttgttttgtctggtTTCAACCTCCCGCCACCTGGGGCAGTGGTTCTTTGTCAATGAGATGTAAGGTATTATAGTCAAGAGGTAACTGCACTCATGTGTTGCAGGAATGGAGACGCAAACTGTTTTTTGACCGTGCGGTAGATGATTGTTAGGTTTGTTGTTTATGAAAAGAAAGTAGTAGAATACAAGAGGAACAAAGTGGCTGTATTTTGTTGTATCACAAAGGgaaataaatacattgtgttgttattgGAAACAGTGGACATTTTAGTCATTTACTACACACgtctaaaaaaataaaggggTCACTACAGcatatttttcctcttaccCGGAGTGCTATATAtcaatctagattgttttggtttgaGTTGGTCCAGTGTTGGAAATATtggctgtagagatgtctgtcttctctccaatataatggaactagatgCCAAAGATGCAAAGtgccaaaaaatacatttgaaaaactcaacagcaatgtctcttttCAGGAAATCATGACCCAGTtaagataatccacagacctggttgtgagcagtttcaggtaggaactattttctttctacagAACTACACCCGCAAACCGGATCACAGGAGGAAGCGTATCCATGTACTTCCTCGGAGGACACCATTAATGTAGGCACACATCTCTACGGCagatatctccaacactgggcaactcacaccaaaacaatctagattgatacatagcactacaggtaagagggaaatatgtatttttgattttgaggtgaactgtccctttgtTTGTTAAATGAACCATAATCTTGCCTTGACTAGTGCCGCCTCATTGTGTCGCCTCAGAGCAGCTCCTGCAGACTTGGGCGTGTGACTGCGGTTCTGAGAGTCTCTGAGTCCTTGGGCAGTGCCTCGCTTCGCTCGCACCGTGTATCGGTGGAAGGTCTTGTGCTGAAGGACTTCTTTTCTGTAAAATGAATGCTTTGTGTTGGGCAAGTGCTCACCCAGCTCTCCTTTTACACTTGCAATTCCAGCCATAATGTGTAATCTAAGGTACTGAAAGCAAACAAGCCAAAAACACTGTCCACTCACCCTTGGAATACAGCACCAGCAAAGTGTCCTCCACCTGTCATGAGAATGACCCACACAGTTTTCTTACTTATGGCCTTCAGGGAGGACACTGCATCTTGATCATCATCTGACTGAAATATTACAGGACATACAAttagaataaataaatcaatgttAACATACACATCACACACTGTACTGTACCTGCTGAAACTCACCTGTCCCTGCAGAATGCAGCGGAACACTGAAAGATATTGCCCGACTGAGTTCTGGAAAAACACCTTGTTGGAGGGCCGGCCAGTAAATAAACTGGTTTCAACTGAGCTCTCATTATCAGTGCCAGTGACGTTGCTGCTTGTTCCCCCACTCTCACTATCTGAGTCGTCCTCTTCTGAATCAGACTCTGAGCCTGAGATACTTGACATGTCTCCTGTAAAGAAAAGAACGAACATGAATCAACCGTTACAAACACTACAACAGCCCATTGCTCTTGTTAAGGATTCTGGTTTCCTCACCAGCTCCAGTCTTCCTCTCAAACTCTTCAGCTGTGACTGGTGGCATTCCCGAAATCTTTAGTCTCAAGTTGAAGCGATGCCAGTCAAGCTTGTAGTGCTCTATCTGAaatttaaaagacaaaatatgaATGACTTGAATGACAACACATGCTCATGTACAGATTCAGTACatcaacagatttttttttaaattaacagaGCAGAGTTTGAAGTTGTGTGGTCACCTGTTCCTCACGAGCAATAAAGAGGCATTTGCAGGCTGAGCAGACCATCTTGTCGGACACCTCTCTAACCAGGCTGGACTCCCGCTGTCTGTCATCTTCTGGTGATTTGTCTTCCAACTCTAtgagaaagacaacacaaggctagtttcaaatagacagacagacaattaGGGTATTTACTACAGAAACCACAGCTACAATTCTTACATACCGTCTGCGACTGGGTCAATGTTTACAGCCTGCTTTAGGACGGGGTTCACTTTTTTCAGTCCAATCAAAGCCTCATCATTTGGGCACAAATGAAAGATGGAGCGGTAGTCGTTTCCAGTCGTCATTGGCATTCCTATTTTCACCTCATTAACATTACTTGCTAAGTTAAGACATTACAAACAGAGAAACGTACTGTAAGTTTAGTTTGGAGTCATTCACAATAATAGCTAACTACACTTGTTTGTTGTTAACAGCTTAGTCAAACTCTTAGAACATTACTGTTATGAGCTGGCAACAGCTAAACCAAGATTACTGAAAACTAACAGTGATCTTATCTGATGTAATGtgactaacgttaacgttatctGCTCTTTGAACGACacgtgtaacgttagcagtCGCAGTGAAAGTAGTTATTATCTTTATTGAAAGGCTGCGCTGACTGTGCTTTTATAATAgtcattaaaatatataacaactAGTGTAAGCTACATTAACTCACTTAAAAATAGCAACAATAACGTACCATAAAAGGATGGCTCGAAAAAAAGCGCTGACGGCTATGCTGCCGTGTTTCCGCATGACATATCTACGGAAGCTCGAAAGCGTCAATGACGCGTCAATGAGAAGACGTCCACAGGCAAAGGTTGTAAACTAGCCCATGATTCCTACTAGCAGTGGCGGGATGtaataagtacatttactttgtACTGTACGCATTTGTAccgtacttgagtatttccattaatactacattttgaaatgaaatattataaaatattgtactttttactccactacatttagtTATGGTGCAGTTAGATTATCAATGCGAAAAAAACAAATACGTTATGATTTATTATTATAGGTTAAgatacccagcagtatataaagtaataaaaataagCCCCATCCTGCAAAATGAGAGTCATGCATGCATCACTAATTATAATCCTGTGATAAAAATGTATTCTCAAATGGGCCTTCTGAATAatgatttgttttacttttggtactttaagtattttagttttttttgtttttaggctAACACTTGTTTAGCCtaaaaaagtaaatgtttattatatatacacactatatatatatatatatatatatatatatatatatatatatatatatatatatatatatatatatatacatacatatatatacatatatatatacatacatacatatacatatatacatacacacacatacatatatatatacatacacacacacacatatatatatatatatatacatatatatatatacatacatacatacatacatatatacacacacatatatatatatatatatatatatatatatatatatatatatatatatatatatatatatgtgtatatatacatacacacacacacatatatatatacatatacatatatatacacacatatatatatatatacacatatatatatatatatatacacacacacatatatatatatacacatatatacacatatatatatatatatatacatatatatatatacatacatatacatatatatatatatacatacatacatacacatatatacatacacacacatacatatatatatacatacacacacacatatatatatatacacatatatatatatatatatacatatatatatatatacatacatacatacatacatatacacacacacacatatatatatatatatatatatatatatatgtgtatatatacatacacacacatatatatacatatacatatatatacatatacatatacatatacatatatatacacacatatatatatatatacacatacacatatatatatatatatatacatacatatatatatatatatatatacacatacatatatatacatatatatatatatacacatacatatatatacatatatatacatacacacatacacatatatatatatatatatatatatatatatatatatatatatatatacatatacatatatatatacatacatatacatacatacatatatatatatatatacatacatacatatatatatacatatatatacatacatacatatatatacatacatatatacatacatatatacacatacatatatacatacatatatatatatatacacatatatatatatacacacacacatatatatatatatatatacacatatatatatatatatatatatacatacacacacacacatacacacacacacatatatatatatatatacacacatacatatatatataaataataaaaacacacacacacacacacacacacacacacacacactatattcaGTGTGTCTGAAATTAATGGGGAGTTTTCTGGTAACATCACAGTTAAGACAGGGAACAAAATGTCAGTAGATGTCAGCACAGAGAATTTTTCATGGAATAATCTCCCAAGTAACATGAGTTTTatcaaatgaaagaaaagttttaaaaacaaatctcaccttcacttacatttttttatcttaaagttttatatcatattttcttttgttgtaaTAAATATTCATTCTCCTTTGTCTTTGTGAGCTAGCTAGATGTTAACTCTAAACCcatgtgttatgttgtgtaatataatgtaattttttttgatacattttgttggggggggggttctggTTTCATTCCTTGTTATTTTGTTTCATACTTGTTAagagttttttatgtttttttttttccttttcctgtatgtgtcatgaaatgttttaatattgtcgGTTAGGAAGACTAATGTGGATccttataataaacaaaaatatgaatgagCTTCCTGCTGGGCTATTAAATATAAGTGATCTGGGACaaggttaaataaaacattttattaggtgcaacaatatatattatacaattaATTAGGAATATCAAATGcaattataaaaacaaatctgtaatCTACAAAAAACctgtttaattttcaaataaCTTCGGTTTGCCTCGATTTCTCTTTGATTTACCAGTTGGTGCTTGGATCAAAGCTTGTGCTGTTGGCAAAGAAAGATGGAAAATTACAAACTACTGTAACTAAAATAAAAGTTTACCAGTATGTAGACACCCCCATGCTCCCCTTACCAGCCATATTACGAGCCTTTGCCTCTGCCAGATGTTCTTTCACCTTCAGAATTTCAGCAGCGAGGCTTCTTGCCTTGTTTGTGACGCGCTCACTCCTTTCCTGCAAATCATTCCTTTGATTTCTTAAAGAGATTAAATATATAGTGAAATCGTTATCAGACGGGCAACAAGTTTGGTTTATGCAGGGTAACTCtcgctcttctctctctctctctctctctctctctctctctctctctctctctctctctctctctctctctctctctctctctctctctctctctctctctctctctctctctctctatgcgTGTAACAGCACATTACCCGTCTGCAGAGGCTTGACCATTCAGTTGTTCAGAAAGGTGCCTTTCCTCTTGCAGCAGATGACCCAGATGCTGCAACGCATCAACAACTTCACTTTTTTCCCTCATCAAATCCACTCTCCGCTCAGTTTCTCTGGTACTGCAAATGAGAACAGGACTCAtaagaaaatataaatgaacAAAGTCAACACTGTATGATGTGATAGTAGTCTATATAGGGCCTTAAGTATAAAGTATTGTTTTGCCAACTTTAAGTGAATCTATCAACTGTTGGGTAACAGGCTGAATAAAAGCAACTCAGGTTGATCATGTAAAAAGGATTTAGATTCACTTCCTTGAAGGGTGAAAGAAAACATCCAATAGGCCTATCTTGTTCACTACAGACATTCTGATTGGGATAGAAGATCCATCtgggccatatcgcccagccctaagggCCCCAGAAACATGACAGAGATTAAAGATATGGTGTTTCAGGGACCAGGGTAAGCTTCCTTGTAACATTCATCCAACAGTATGctgaaataataattaattaaataataaagttAAACAAACTATAACAGCAAAGAGAAAAACACTTCACTTTTGGCTTACAATGGCGTTTATAAAACTGAGATGGCAACTGTCAATTAGCGCCACagtaaaatgtgaaatgttaaaCCTGAATTCAAACATCGGCCGAACCATAAAAGTAGACCGTTCAATACCGATAACCACCTTATGGATAATCACCGTGTGACGTATGCAAAACGTCACAGGCAGGACACAGGTGCTGAAGACAGAAAGTGTTTTACATTCTAATCCTGAGACCAAATTCTCCTCAACTTAAATTAACCAATCCAACGCTACATACAGACTTTAATAACGGTAACGTTACCATTGAATTATCTCTTCCTCAGCACGAAGTCTTTTCTGCTGGGCCTCCACCAGTTTGCGAGTGCTTTCTTGGATGGCATTCTGCAGCTCTTTGACCTGATCCTGCGAGAGGGGTGAATTTCCACGTGAACATACCATACTTCGTTTTCTAACAAAGATGCAATAATACTCACTTTGCCAACATTAATGTAACGTTAAATGTAATTGTCCTTGGTCATTCGTAATGTAGTATTGACGTATTCCGTTGTAGCCACCGATTTCAAACTTTGCAAATTTAGGCTAATGTTAATTAACGTTACCTAGCtaggttaggttaggttagCTTCGAGTTAGCGTCAACCTACCGTAGAATTTCCGTGTTTTGACAGAAATGCATGGCCAGAAAATGCGGTCATGATATAATgtgtaaagtgtttttttaaaatctctGCCAGGACCTGCCGTATACTGCTATTCGTCATTTGTCTTATCAGGTAATCGTCTTTACGTTGCTTTATATAAAGCACTTCCGGGGGACGTGTCAgagcccggatagctcagtcggtagagcatcAGACTTTTAATCTgagggtccagggttcaagtccctgttcgggcggtaatgttttttttttcttttcacaacGTATTGAAGATGAGAATATGTTATTAACACATGGGTTTTGCGAGTGTTATATATCATATGGAATTAGAAGCGCGGCATAGTAACTGTTGGCAAACGTAGCTTCAGTAGAAAGAAAACACCACTCCTGTTATATGTATAAGACATCCAAAGCCTAAAATTGCCCAAAAACCTGTGCCAAACATTAAACCATTTAATTTAAAACTAGTCATTGAAGTGGAGCTGTTATTACCCACAGTGAAACCTCACATTATCCTACTGTTGGAGTTGTTGTTTATGAATGAATCAAACTAATTTGGGGATTAAACTTactcacaaacaaacaacagtAACCTATAATTTACCTGAGATAATCATGGGTATTATCTCTGGACAGTGATTGGAAACACCTATAAAGCTAGGTGTTTGTGCAGGAAAAATGGCAACACTGAAGGCATCAGTCTGGCAAAGATGGAGCGGATTATCATCTTGTGCCTGGTTTCTACCTGTCTCTCGGTGGTACATGCTCAGGTAAATATGAATGGGATTGGAGTGGGACTGCGAACAGACTGCACCAGAATTGCAAAcaactttgtctgtctttttttccgCAGAAATTTTTGTTCAGCCCAAATTGGGGCCCCATTGGCTATAAAGGTAAATGCAATTTGGATTGGATCTAAATGTTAATGTGAAACAGCAGTAAAAACGCACACGCTGACTAAAAACTCTCCTTTTTAAGAACGTGAAGAGTATGATGAGACAGCAATGGATGAAATCATTAAAGCTAATGAGTTCCAAGGTAAATTGCACAcaatttatttgcattttttgcaGTTTACACAACATGCTCTAACAAATGAGCTCCTGTTGCCATGTCCAGAATAATTTTATTTTCCATGATTTCTGTCTAAGCTTCCCGAATCATAGACGGCACTACCAGTCTCCGAGATGGAGACATTGCTGTTTCTTCTGGAAGGCGCTCCAAAGTCTGCTTCGCCCGTAGCTGCCTCTGGTCTAAGTCAGTGGATGGACATGTCTATGTTGCATATAGGCTCTCACCTGAATACTGTACgtcattttagttttctgtgtaaaagtgtaaacaaatgcAATACATTACAGTCTGATACTTTTTTTGATTCACCAACTTTGTATTTGATGATTGATTAATTGTCTCTTCTCTGTCCACTCTGTCTAAACAAATGACCAGCTGAAATTGAGACAAAGCTGATAAAGAAAGGGATGGAAAGCATAGAGAAAGGTACCTGTGTGCGGTTTGTTCCTCGGACTCACCAGCGAGACTACGTCGACATCCAGCCAAAGTCTGGGTGAGAGCATTTGCTTGGAAAGTTTGATCCCTGCAGTctttgttttcaaaatgttactcctttgacaaaatgttttttttttttcctgtgtggAAGAAATGTGAAATGGGAGAGTTGAGtagcagcagttttttttttttagaaatataataattataagaAATATATAATCTAAATGGATAAACCTTCAATTATCATTTAATATTTACTTTCCTCCTCTACGGTACAGCACTAAACTCACTCCTTGAAAGTTGTTCTAATGATATGTTCTGTCTCTGGGTGTGTGGTAATCCAGGTGTTGGTCCTACCTTGGTGCGCGTGGTGGAAGACAGACCGTGTCTCTCCAGAGCCCTGATTGCCTCCGGGTTGGAGTGATCTcccatgaattcatgcatgccCTAGGCTTTGTGCATGAGCAGTCTCGCTCTGACCGGGACAACTATGTCACCATCATGTGGCCGAACATTTGGAGGGGTAAATTTAAAGGGACGGGAAGGGGGGTGGCATTGGGGAATGAGTTCTCTACAAAAGGGTAAATTGAAGAATATTTATAATCAACTGCATTCTACACCAATTTTTTAAAACAGAGATGTAAAATGCTTAACGTTgtatacaaaaacaacaaaaatccaAATGATTACTCACAAATATTTAGATTAAAATATTTTCTGATTTCCATCAGATCGGTTGAGGAACTTTGAGAAATTTAAGACTGACAGTCTGGATCTACCATATGACTATGGCTCAATCATGCACTTTGGGATGTAAGTAATAATTATACATGTAGATCAATCAAGATATTATAATGTGGCTTATGTCTTATGATATAACATGGATATGTTTAGGTATGCCTACTCTCAGGATGGGGAGCCAACCATCATTCCTAAGAACAGCCAGAACGGCAAGGACATAAAGCTGGGCCAGGCATCGACTCTCAGTCACATTGACCAGATGAAAATCAACAAGCTTTATAAATGCGGTTAGTACCAAACTAACCTCCAGTAATTATTTCAGAGCTAGTAACTGTATTGCAAAATGGGCAAATATAACCTTGTCaccttttctgtctctctctacacaGGTGGCATGGATGAATACTAATCAAACTTATTAAATGTGAAACAGGAATGTGATAGCTAATATAATAAACTGATCTAAATCATggaaacattttcaataaaGATTGATTCAAGCTTCCTATTAGCATtttctctgtatgtgtatgAAAAGGTTGAGAAAACGAGCGGGggtgtttgtgttgtcatttcAAAAAATCAGTAACAGATTATTTGAATTTGAAGAAAATGTAACTTGCATGCATGCTTGCTTGCAGTTTTGGAAGAATTAAAGTACGAGTCATTTGATCACATTAAAGGAAAACTAGATGGAAGTGTGTTTTAATCAGAGGAAGACTAAAGAAAATACCTTGCTTAATAAAGAACCAATTTGTGGTATGACAAGAATGTATCCATACTTGAAACCATGCACCCTTAACTCAGATACAGCAATATTATAGTATTATTCTTGCAGTGACGTAGGCAACATTTCATAAACTGCCAACAGATGGGATTCTTTATTCAGTCATTGCCCTTCAAATTGGCCCCTTGATAAAAAAGGAATAATATTTGGAAAGGGATAAGggtttgtttttatgtatttaccTCTGTGACAAAATAATTGTTGTCAAGACAGTTATCAACTGATAGTTTATCGCAAAATCACTGGTTACCAGTACAGGCAGACACAAATTGCTGGTCTGTTGGAGTGGGTGGACAGTTATTCTCCCGATAGCAACTGCTGAGTTGTAGTACATCCAAAACCAAAACACCTTTCTTCACTTCATTTCTGAAAGTGCTGAATCTTATAAATGCTAAGTACTGGGCACAAGTGAAGGTCAGCATTAGGACCACCTGTTACGGATCAGCAGTGGACTTGAGTAAATTACACACGTTGGATGATGAGGGGTCTTTAATCATGCTTCAACATAGAACATGTGCCCTATCAGTAGAAAGCACTGGAGGAGAAGTGGGTATATATATTCAGTGGAGGCGAGGAGTTCATTTAGCTCTTGCACTGGAAGACTGTGGACTGAAACTAGTTTACCAAGCTGAAACACAAGAATGCATTCTACCATGATCCTTCTGGGTGTCTTGTTTGGCTTGCTGACCCAGGTGTACACTCTACCTGTTAAGGTCAGTAccaaaataacttattttagagCAAAAGCCCCTTTTAGTCGTGTCATGCTTTGCAACTAAATGTATTAGAATGCACCTTTGTATTACAGAATTCTACTGGAGTGCATGAGGGAAAAGTGAGGTTAAAAAGGAAATACTCAGGTGGGCTCTGGAAAAAGTTACTCTTACATGCATGTAAATCATACTcttcattttaataataatgaaaaatgaGGGAGACTTgcatctgtctttgtttttgtgttcagATGAAATTACAGACCGTGATGAAATGAATGCAATGGATCAAATCCTGGAAATCAATAGGAGTAAGTAAGCTGTAAATTATATGAAATTGTGCTGATTTAagttgttttatgctttttttttagaatacccTGGACTCAATCAAATGATTTTTCTCATCAGGGTTGCGAGCCCCCCGAGGACTGTCAATCAGAGATGGAGATATTGCCGCGTCATACATACGGAGTGCAATAACCTGCCCTGGCAATGCCTGTCTGTGGCCTAAATCAGTTGATGGATTTGTTTATGTTCCCTTCATGATCTCTCCACTATATGGTATGAATCTAAAGTTTTAAAGATGTGTTGCAAATGCATTGGGAGTCAAAATATTTCTGTTTAACTCAAACAGTTTTTTTGCTGTAGATGACATGGACAGAATCACCATAGAAACTGGGATGCAAGACATTGCCGCTGGAACATGTATTAAATTTGTTCCACGCACTCATGAAGTCAACTTTCTTGATATTCAGCCTAGATATGGGTGAGCATGACTTTTACGCGTCTTGAAATTTACTGCATatatagtctcacattgccagacctatctccacagcgctgcagaggatgATTCTTATGTGGTGATTTTGCTAATGTAATGATGACAcatgtcatttccggttttgtACCCCAAGCTGCTGGTCGTTCCTGGGGCAGACTGGAGGAAGCCAGACCCTGTCACTGCAGACACCTGGGTGCATGTGGTCAGGAGTGGCTGCCCACGAGTTCATGCACGCCCTGGGCTTTGTACATGAGCAGTCTCGCTCAGACCGAGACCACTATGTCTCAATTGTATGGAAAAACATAATGCCAGGTTTGGATGAATGATGACCTCCCAACATTGTGTCATTGCATTCAGAAAGCGCTGTCCACAAAGTTAGTCCTTTCCTCACCAAATTAGTTTTGTGTTCtctctttttatgtttttacagaTCACATTCATAACTTCAGGAAACAGGTCACAAACAATCTCAATAGTCCATATGACTACAACTCTGTCATGCATTATGGAAGGTGAGCTGCTCTTTGAGGCAACATAATTTTTGGTTTTGCATGTTTTGCTGGGGTGTCACAATACCATATACTTCATTTCTCTCTCCAGATATGCCTTCTCTGAAGATGGTGGACCAACAATAATCCCCAGACCAGATCCTTACATTCCAATCGGCCAGCGAGATGGACCCAGTAATCTAGATCTTCATAAAATAAACGTCCTATATGACTGTGGTAGGTGAATTTACACAAATCcgggttgaaaaaaaatctttctttcATTCAAAATGATTGATTACATTTTCTCTCTACTCCCCACTACAGGTGTTAATGAGTGACTGGATCCAGAGTTTTATTATTCAGGTATATTATGTTGTCAGCTGTGTAAAGTGGTTAATTGTAACTTGTGGTCTTTAGTAGATTAAATGGGCAACATTACTTTATAGCAATTTTATCTTTCTGTGTTAGTATTTTCAATTATTATCACAGATTATAGTCTGTACTTTTAGACTGTGTTTAGTCAGTTCTGGGTACAATTTACTAATCTGGGATACAGATAAAGTGAAATAAAGGGGAAAGTAAAaattaaaagcagtttttctCTAAAATAGCTAAAATCagcatacatttttacatgcctGCTGCTGCCAATTAGATCACTGCATCCAATCTCTGAATTAGTTTGTCTCATTTTCTGCCCCCTTCTCAGCTTCTGCTCactttgaataaagaaaatgcaaCAGTAATGTAATGGAGTAATAGTTTGTTTTACACATTTGTAGCTGAAGGCTGAGGCTTTTTAAATACTTAATTAGGAGAATTTCTtcgaagtttggggtcccctgctggagctgctgcccccgcgacccgaccccggataagcggacgaagatggatggatgaactgCTGATCCATCTGACAGTGGTAATAATAGTATAAATTCATTTAAACTCTTATTACCACTGTCAGATGGATCCCTTCAATATAGATCAGACATACAATTTTTACCTTTTCAGTACAAAACCTTTATTAAAATTTCAAATCAGGATGTCATGAACAACTACCTTCTCAGGGGGGAAGAGGGAGAACTTTTAGGAAGGCCAAGTCTAAGAGGGATCCCCTACCACGACTAAGCATGTTTTTAAAGGTTCTTGATTGAAAactggctcttttttttttaaactttagggaacgttccctgaACAGAGGTTCAGAAAACCTACAGGGAACATACTGTGATAGTTCTctgaaggtttaaaaaaaaacaacctttaaccGGTTATAAGTTCCGTACCGTTTCCCTCGCTCCTCCCGAAAGCAGGCAGGAGGGATTGCAGGTGCGCTAACgctaaagtttaaaaaaaaaaaactttagagAACCTCCAGGGAATGTTCTCTGAAGGTTCTCTAAAAGTTCTCTGTACAGAGAACCTCGAAAATCAAGGGCAGCAACAGAGACTCAGACAAGAGTGCGACCGAACGGTGCTCTAAACCCAGTTTGCGGTATAACTTGTATCAGTTGAACTTAGCTTCAATAGCCGCTGACAATACCGGGACCTCGCAGTGCTTTGTAGCCTACCTGGCTCGTGGTAATTATTTGCTGGCTAAATTTAGCTGCAATGGACGCTGAAAATACCGGGACCTCAGGGTGCTCTGAATCCGACCCACATAAACCTTTTCTCGCCTAAATTTAAATGTAAAGACCACTAAACGCGAAGGGTGGGAGGGCATTTGGTGCTAGGGTCTGCAAAGGCTAAATTCAAGTTGCTGCAGCGGCTAGCTGAAGTCCCTCTTCATCACTCAGCTACGAGCACAACTAATTCTGTGAGAAACACTGTACTTAATACACGTTTAAGGGACAATATGAAACATCCAAAAGCATCAATTCACCCGCACTGTGATAATCTCTAGAACATTTGCCCACGCTGCTACTGAAAAGAGTAGCCTATGCATATTTATGGCACTGATGGAAGTCAGTAAGGGACTTACATTTCG
This window harbors:
- the LOC116049542 gene encoding high choriolytic enzyme 2; translation: MHSTMILLGVLFGLLTQVYTLPVKNSTGVHEGKVRLKRKYSDEITDRDEMNAMDQILEINRRLRAPRGLSIRDGDIAASYIRSAITCPGNACLWPKSVDGFVYVPFMISPLYDDMDRITIETGMQDIAAGTCIKFVPRTHEVNFLDIQPRYGCWSFLGQTGGSQTLSLQTPGCMWSGVAAHEFMHALGFVHEQSRSDRDHYVSIVWKNIMPDHIHNFRKQVTNNLNSPYDYNSVMHYGRYAFSEDGGPTIIPRPDPYIPIGQRDGPSNLDLHKINVLYDCGVNE
- the LOC116049548 gene encoding low choriolytic enzyme, with amino-acid sequence MERIIILCLVSTCLSVVHAQKFLFSPNWGPIGYKEREEYDETAMDEIIKANEFQASRIIDGTTSLRDGDIAVSSGRRSKVCFARSCLWSKSVDGHVYVAYRLSPEYSEIETKLIKKGMESIEKGTCVRFVPRTHQRDYVDIQPKSGCWSYLGARGGRQTVSLQSPDCLRVGVISHEFMHALGFVHEQSRSDRDNYVTIMWPNIWRDRLRNFEKFKTDSLDLPYDYGSIMHFGMYAYSQDGEPTIIPKNSQNGKDIKLGQASTLSHIDQMKINKLYKCGGMDEY